From Cryobacterium sp. GrIS_2_6:
CACCGAATGCTCCGGGCGATCTGCGGTTCTGCCTGACTACGACTGCCTGACTACGGGTGGTTGATCGGTGCCGGACGTACCTCGAGGGCCTGTACATCGTCGAGGAGGCGCTGGGTCTCCGTCGACGGCGTGGACTGGCTCGCCGCGTGCACACTCGGCGTGGGCGTTGCGGGGACGGGCGCTGCCGGAAGGGCCTCGTTGAACTGGTCGTGGTGCTGCTGGGCGGCCCACGCATCCTGCTGGGCGAGGAGGCTGGATTCCGAGGTGGAGTTCTGCGTCTTCCACCGGTCGAGGTCGCTCTGGAACACCTTGCGGGTACGGCGGGGCTTGTCCTGCCACTCGATCAGTCGATCGCGGAATTCCAGCAGGGCGGGTTCGAGCTGGTAGCCGAAGGTAGCCGAGGTGCGCTTGAGCTCGTTGAGCTGGTGCGAGGCCCAGTTGGCCGCGACGCCGGCGCCGGGAATCGGAAGCAGGCGAACCTGGATGTCGGCCTGGCCGACGGCACGGTCCGCCATGACCTGTTCCTGCGGAGTGAGCGAATTCCAGACGGATGCCTCAGTCGCGGCATCGATGAGGGCGCCGATGGCCGCAGCCTTGAGTTCCCGGTCGTGCTGGACGAGGAGCTGCTTGATGGCGCCGCGCCCGATCAGGGCCGTGAGAACGCCGGCGATCAGGATCGCGACAATGAACACTACGGCTGTGTTCACCACGGTCTGGTTGCTGGCTGCCGTGAGCCAGGATACGAAACTATTCCACCACGTCATGTGCGGAACTTTATCCTGAGCGCGGCGGGTTGGGCGGCTTTGCCGGCGGCGTGCCTCAATGTGGTCGGATAACTCACTGTGGCCACGGCGGGCTATCGGAAGCAGTCCGCGGCATCCGCCAGCCGCCAGAAGGTGCCCAGATCAAGGGTGCGGGTGGCCGGGAGCAGCCGCCGGGCCGCGTATGACTCTCCGCGGTCGTCGAGCTTGCGTTCGATGTGGCCGAGGACGGCGCCCGAACGGCCGGTGACCCGCCAGAGACCGTCTTTCACAGGGACCAGGGCGAGGCCGCGAACGGACGCGACGTCGGGGTGAGGGGCTCGAAGCGGGGCCAGGAACGGGGTGTCGGTCATGGGATCCTCCGGTGCCGGGTGGCGGGGTCTCGGGTGGCTGGTGCTGTGCTCAGCACGCTACGGGGGACCCCCGACATTCGACCGGCTGCCCGGTCGGCACCGGGAAAACAGGACGTCAGGAGCGCTAGGGCAGCTGGATGGCGCCGGTGACTCCGGGACCGGCCAGGTCCAGGTCCACGGGCCGGTTGGCCCGCGCCGTCTGCGCCACCACGATTCCGGCGAGGACGAGCAGTGCGCCGAACGCCTGCACGCCGTCGAGTGTTTCCCCGAGCCAGAGGAATGCGAAGGCGAACGCGAAGATGACCTCAGACGCGGAAACGATGCCCGCCGCCGTCGCCGTCAGGCGGGCGAGGGCCATATACGAGAGCAGGTACGGGGCGAAGGAGCCGAGCACCCCGTTCCAGAGCAGGAGTGTCCAGAGCGGAGCTTCCACGGTTGAGAGGTTTCCGTGCAGGTGCACGGTTTCCGTGAGGAGTGCCGGGTCGATCTGCCCCCATCCGCTGAACAGCAGCCAGAAGGCGCTCGCGAACAGCATCGACCAGAACGCGACGGCGAGGGGCGAGGAGGTCGCGACCTGGCGCTCACCGACGAGGAAGTAGATCGCGAGGCAGATCGCCGCCGCGACGCCGGCGACGACCCCGAGCGTCGAGAGCGGGCTCGCCCAG
This genomic window contains:
- a CDS encoding DMT family transporter, with translation MGYLYALLASLLFGLNGSTTKVIVEAGLSPAQLTFVRVTVIMALAGAVLLVTNRRAFRIDRSQLAVMALLGVAGVALIQWFYAVAISLLPVGIALMLEYSGVLLIALVARFVFKERVKPRIWWAIGGVLVGMAIVAQIWASPLSTLGVVAGVAAAICLAIYFLVGERQVATSSPLAVAFWSMLFASAFWLLFSGWGQIDPALLTETVHLHGNLSTVEAPLWTLLLWNGVLGSFAPYLLSYMALARLTATAAGIVSASEVIFAFAFAFLWLGETLDGVQAFGALLVLAGIVVAQTARANRPVDLDLAGPGVTGAIQLP